In one window of Halomarina pelagica DNA:
- a CDS encoding IucA/IucC family protein, with translation MSDAHTPETESDAQIPETDDPLPEPLADALDPDVWETVGTNLLEKMLAEFAYEGLIDPTVVGRAGEEGEDQHGDDRDGNDDRGEIRTYRLTLDRASYRFRAERRLFDGYRVLPGSVERYDGESWESATDPVRFVRDARERIGMDGMTAGHLVREYNHTLLADAHIEARRREREADLLDLSYAELEGEMGGHPWITYNKGRIGWSYDDYRRYAPERKRRVRLSWLAVRRSEATFAAVSDLDYGTLVREELGETYDEFVRKLERAGRDPEEYYLLPVHDWQWENSVVQLFPAQIAAGDIVPLGEGPDEYLPMQSIRTFVNVSNPEKRNVKLPMRILNTLVYRGLPGERTEAAPLVTEYVKRVRDDDPFLREECELILPGEVAGLNYDHPDFAAIDGSPYQYDELLGCVWRESVESLVRDDERPVTLAALLHVDADGTPFVSKLVERSGLSVEEWLDELFGVVLPPLLHYLYRYGTAFSPHGENAILVLDDECVPTRLAVKDFVDDVNVSEYPIPELADLPPDLDAVLRTEPPEGLCQFVVAGLFIGVFRYLSAILTEHHGYEDARFWTQVRGAVEDYQARFPELEERFALFDLLRPEFTKLCLNRNRMLDYGYADADGRPHASEHGTVRNALYEVARED, from the coding sequence ATGTCAGACGCGCACACGCCCGAGACGGAATCCGACGCACAGATCCCCGAAACCGACGACCCGCTGCCCGAACCACTCGCGGACGCGCTCGACCCCGACGTGTGGGAGACCGTCGGGACGAACCTGCTCGAGAAGATGCTGGCGGAGTTCGCCTACGAGGGGCTGATCGACCCGACCGTCGTCGGACGCGCGGGCGAGGAGGGCGAGGACCAGCACGGGGACGACCGCGACGGGAACGACGACCGCGGCGAGATCCGCACCTACCGCCTGACGCTCGACCGCGCGTCCTACCGCTTCCGCGCCGAGCGTCGGCTGTTCGACGGCTACCGCGTCCTCCCCGGCTCGGTCGAGCGCTACGACGGCGAGTCGTGGGAGTCGGCGACCGATCCCGTCCGGTTCGTCCGCGACGCGCGCGAGCGCATCGGCATGGACGGGATGACGGCCGGCCACCTCGTCCGCGAGTACAACCACACGCTCCTCGCGGACGCCCACATCGAGGCGCGTCGGCGCGAGCGCGAGGCGGACCTCCTCGATCTGAGCTACGCCGAACTGGAGGGCGAGATGGGCGGCCACCCGTGGATCACGTACAACAAGGGCCGCATCGGGTGGAGCTACGACGACTACCGGCGGTACGCCCCCGAGCGCAAGCGGCGCGTGCGCCTCTCGTGGCTCGCCGTCCGGCGCTCGGAGGCGACGTTCGCGGCCGTCTCCGACCTCGACTACGGGACGCTCGTCCGCGAGGAACTGGGAGAGACGTACGACGAGTTCGTCCGGAAACTCGAACGCGCTGGCCGCGATCCCGAGGAGTACTACCTCCTGCCGGTCCACGACTGGCAGTGGGAGAACAGCGTCGTCCAGCTCTTCCCGGCGCAGATCGCGGCGGGTGACATCGTTCCGCTGGGCGAGGGGCCGGACGAGTACCTCCCGATGCAGTCGATTCGGACGTTCGTCAACGTATCGAACCCCGAGAAGCGCAACGTGAAGCTCCCCATGCGCATCCTCAACACGCTCGTCTACCGCGGGTTACCGGGCGAGCGCACCGAGGCCGCGCCGCTCGTCACCGAGTACGTGAAGCGCGTCCGCGACGACGACCCGTTCCTCCGCGAGGAGTGCGAGCTGATCCTGCCGGGCGAGGTGGCGGGGCTCAACTACGACCACCCCGACTTCGCGGCGATCGATGGGTCGCCGTACCAGTACGACGAGTTACTGGGCTGCGTCTGGCGCGAGAGCGTCGAGTCGCTCGTCCGCGACGACGAGCGCCCCGTGACGCTCGCCGCGCTGCTCCACGTGGACGCCGACGGGACGCCCTTCGTCTCGAAGCTCGTCGAGCGGTCGGGCCTCTCCGTCGAGGAGTGGCTCGACGAACTGTTCGGCGTCGTCCTCCCGCCGCTGCTGCACTACCTGTATCGCTACGGGACGGCGTTCTCCCCGCACGGCGAGAACGCCATCCTCGTGCTCGACGACGAGTGCGTCCCGACCCGCCTCGCGGTCAAGGACTTCGTGGACGACGTGAACGTGAGCGAGTATCCGATACCTGAACTCGCCGACCTGCCGCCGGACCTCGACGCCGTGCTCCGGACGGAGCCGCCGGAGGGACTCTGTCAGTTCGTCGTCGCGGGGCTGTTTATCGGCGTCTTCCGCTACCTCTCCGCGATCCTCACCGAACATCACGGCTACGAGGACGCCCGGTTCTGGACGCAGGTCCGGGGAGCGGTCGAGGACTACCAGGCGCGCTTCCCCGAACTGGAGGAGCGATTCGCCCTCTTCGATCTGCTCCGACCGGAGTTCACGAAGCTCTGTCTCAACCGCAACCGGATGCTCGACTACGGCTACGCCGACGCCGACGGCAGGCCCCACGCCTCCGAACACGGGACGGTTCGAAACGCGCTGTACGAGGTCGCGCGCGAGGACTGA
- a CDS encoding lysine N(6)-hydroxylase/L-ornithine N(5)-oxygenase family protein → MSAAEPVRDLVGVGIGPFDLGLAALLDGADADADAVFLDRKPEFRWHGGMLIEGTTLEVPFLADLVTLADPTSPHSYLNYLRERDRLYEFYFYETFQIPRREYDAYMRWVAERLDSCRFSREVTAVEYDDEREVFEVRARNPETGERHRYLARDLVLGVGSVPYVPEAFRDLPDADVFHTASYLDRRERCLDADAITVVGSGQSAAEVFLDLLERQPERDYRLDWLTRSDGFFPMEYSKLGLQHFTPEYARYFNSLPQETRDEVLPEQDLLYKGIDPETNDRIYETLYEHSIERDPDVGLLAMTEVRGIEPSADGPHRYRLACEQRQEATRFEHGADVVVLGTGYHRPTPEFLAPLEPRIRRDERDRLRITEDYRVELDDVAGRVFVQNAELHTHGVGAPDLGLGTYRNSVIVEQLLGEAVYPVDRDTVFQDFGVEQFLSDSPVEGRTDHPIQED, encoded by the coding sequence ATGAGCGCCGCCGAACCCGTTCGGGACCTCGTGGGCGTCGGGATCGGCCCGTTCGACCTCGGGCTGGCCGCGCTGCTCGACGGCGCGGACGCCGACGCGGACGCCGTCTTCCTCGACCGGAAGCCCGAGTTCCGCTGGCACGGCGGGATGCTCATCGAGGGGACCACCCTCGAAGTCCCGTTCCTCGCGGACCTCGTGACGCTCGCGGACCCCACCAGCCCCCACAGCTACCTCAACTACCTCCGGGAGCGCGACCGGCTGTACGAGTTCTACTTCTACGAGACGTTCCAGATCCCACGGCGCGAGTACGACGCGTACATGCGGTGGGTCGCCGAGCGCCTCGACTCCTGTCGGTTCTCGCGAGAGGTGACCGCCGTCGAGTACGACGACGAGCGCGAGGTGTTCGAGGTGCGCGCCCGGAACCCCGAGACGGGCGAACGCCACCGCTACCTCGCCCGCGACCTCGTACTCGGCGTGGGGAGCGTCCCCTACGTCCCGGAGGCGTTCCGCGACCTCCCCGACGCCGACGTGTTCCACACGGCGTCCTACCTCGACCGTCGCGAACGCTGCCTGGACGCCGACGCGATCACCGTCGTCGGGTCGGGCCAGAGCGCGGCGGAGGTGTTCCTCGACCTGCTCGAACGCCAGCCCGAGCGCGACTACCGCCTCGACTGGCTCACGCGATCGGACGGCTTCTTCCCGATGGAGTACTCGAAGCTCGGCCTCCAGCACTTCACGCCGGAGTACGCGCGGTACTTCAACTCGCTCCCGCAGGAGACCCGCGACGAGGTGCTCCCCGAGCAGGACCTGCTGTACAAGGGGATCGACCCCGAGACGAACGACCGCATCTACGAGACCCTGTACGAGCACTCGATCGAGCGCGACCCCGACGTGGGCCTGCTGGCGATGACCGAGGTGCGGGGGATCGAGCCGTCGGCCGACGGCCCGCACCGCTACCGCCTCGCCTGCGAGCAGCGCCAGGAGGCGACGCGCTTCGAGCACGGCGCGGACGTCGTCGTCCTGGGCACGGGCTACCACCGGCCGACGCCCGAGTTCCTCGCGCCGCTCGAACCGCGCATCCGCCGCGACGAGCGCGACCGCCTCCGGATCACCGAGGACTACCGCGTCGAACTCGACGACGTGGCCGGGCGGGTGTTCGTCCAGAACGCCGAACTCCACACCCACGGCGTCGGCGCGCCCGACCTCGGCCTCGGCACCTACCGCAACAGCGTCATCGTGGAGCAGCTGCTCGGCGAGGCGGTCTATCCCGTCGACCGGGACACCGTGTTCCAGGACTTCGGCGTCGAGCAGTTCCTGTCAGACTCCCCCGTAGAGGGGCGAACCGACCACCCGATACAGGAGGACTAA
- a CDS encoding GNAT family N-acetyltransferase, protein MTDPRATVAAAYDFQRREEAIGRTISFRRAALDRDLGRLHAWLNEPHVLPYWQLNHPLPRFRDALVEKLADDHLTPYVGCLDHVPMSYWESYWAADDALASYYDADPTDQGIHLLIGPPEYLGRGYAIPLLRAMTEFQFTHHETDRIVTEPDARNEAAIHCFERCGFEPVREFRFEEEDKDALLMVCERERFEEVLG, encoded by the coding sequence ATGACCGACCCGCGCGCCACGGTGGCCGCGGCCTACGACTTCCAGCGCCGCGAGGAGGCGATCGGGCGGACGATCTCGTTCCGGCGGGCGGCGCTCGACCGCGACCTCGGGCGGCTCCACGCCTGGCTCAACGAGCCCCACGTCCTGCCGTACTGGCAACTGAACCACCCGCTCCCGCGCTTCCGCGACGCGCTGGTCGAGAAGCTGGCCGACGACCACCTCACGCCGTACGTCGGCTGCCTCGATCACGTCCCGATGAGCTACTGGGAGTCCTACTGGGCGGCAGACGACGCGCTCGCCTCGTACTACGACGCCGACCCGACCGACCAGGGGATCCACCTGCTGATCGGTCCGCCGGAGTACCTCGGGCGGGGGTACGCGATCCCGCTCCTCCGCGCCATGACCGAGTTCCAGTTCACCCACCACGAGACGGACCGGATCGTCACCGAACCGGACGCGCGCAACGAGGCGGCGATCCACTGCTTCGAGCGCTGCGGCTTCGAGCCGGTCCGCGAGTTCCGGTTCGAGGAGGAGGACAAGGACGCGCTCCTGATGGTCTGCGAGCGCGAGCGGTTCGAGGAGGTGCTCGGATGA
- a CDS encoding IucA/IucC family protein translates to MSGEAGETTGAGEEPTTASGATSVDAAEVAREATRTAFLDCYLREAGGEFVAAEGTPIDAPESGLVARCALDELGVELLTPVAYRSPTGRHLFDGPTRARFGGGDPVECDYATLAALVVRDLSLARDGDGDELLRRVLLSCRNVERFVEARRDDEERLYGLDFDLLDAEQSLVFGHLLHPTPKSRQGMSPREEGRYAPELRGRFPLYYVRADPDLVVHDAARDESAVEWVKRELRADPEVPDDFVAAHVESGDALLPLHPWQARRLLDRPAVRELIEAGRLEPLGEVGREFAPTTSVRTLYHPDASFMAKGSLDVRITNSRRVNKRPELDRGVAVSELLETALGDDLAREFPDFDVVRDPAYLTLDVDDGRDAGGGNDGDGATDAPESGFEVVLRENPFRGDDARNVAPVVALCQDRIGEGRSRLGAVVAALADREGRSFDAVAEEWFRRYLAISVRPLLWLYLERGIGLEAHQQNSLLRLDDGYPEAFYYRDNQGYYFPEARYDEVDRLLPGVGERADTICPDAVADERIRYYVVLNNAFGVANALGVAGADERHLLAALREELERATEYDRPTSSLVTSLLSEPTVPCKANLLTRFHDMDELVGSLDDQSVYAEIENPLVTEPEVTAE, encoded by the coding sequence ATGAGCGGCGAGGCCGGAGAGACGACGGGCGCGGGCGAGGAACCGACGACCGCGTCCGGGGCGACGAGCGTCGACGCCGCAGAAGTCGCGCGCGAGGCGACCCGCACCGCCTTCCTCGACTGCTACCTCCGCGAGGCGGGCGGCGAGTTCGTCGCCGCGGAGGGGACGCCGATCGACGCCCCCGAGAGCGGCCTCGTGGCCCGGTGCGCGCTCGACGAACTGGGCGTCGAACTGCTGACGCCGGTGGCCTACCGATCGCCGACGGGTCGCCACCTCTTCGACGGCCCCACCCGCGCGCGCTTCGGCGGCGGCGATCCGGTCGAGTGCGACTATGCGACGCTCGCCGCGCTCGTCGTCCGCGACCTCTCGCTCGCGCGCGACGGCGACGGCGACGAACTGCTCCGCCGCGTGCTCCTCAGCTGCCGGAACGTCGAGCGCTTCGTCGAGGCGCGAAGGGACGACGAGGAGCGCCTCTACGGGCTCGACTTCGACCTGCTCGACGCCGAGCAGTCGCTCGTCTTCGGCCACCTGCTGCACCCCACGCCGAAGAGCCGACAGGGGATGTCCCCCCGCGAGGAGGGGCGCTACGCCCCGGAACTCCGCGGGCGCTTCCCGCTCTACTACGTCCGCGCCGACCCCGACCTCGTCGTCCACGACGCGGCGCGCGACGAGAGCGCCGTCGAGTGGGTGAAGCGCGAACTCCGCGCGGATCCCGAGGTCCCCGACGACTTCGTCGCGGCGCACGTCGAGAGCGGCGACGCGCTCCTCCCGCTGCATCCCTGGCAGGCCCGCCGCCTGCTCGACCGGCCCGCGGTGCGCGAGCTGATCGAGGCGGGGCGGCTCGAACCGCTCGGCGAGGTGGGCCGCGAGTTCGCCCCCACCACGTCGGTGCGCACGCTCTATCACCCCGACGCCTCGTTCATGGCGAAGGGGTCGCTCGACGTGCGCATCACCAACTCCCGGCGGGTGAACAAGCGCCCCGAACTGGACCGCGGGGTCGCCGTCTCAGAGCTGCTGGAGACGGCACTCGGCGACGACCTCGCCCGCGAGTTCCCCGACTTCGACGTGGTGCGCGACCCCGCGTACCTCACCCTCGACGTGGACGACGGACGCGACGCGGGAGGAGGGAACGACGGGGACGGCGCGACCGACGCCCCCGAATCCGGCTTCGAGGTCGTCCTCCGGGAGAACCCCTTCCGGGGGGACGACGCGCGGAACGTCGCGCCGGTCGTCGCGCTCTGCCAGGACCGAATCGGCGAGGGGCGCTCCCGGCTGGGGGCGGTCGTCGCCGCGCTCGCCGACCGAGAGGGCCGGTCGTTCGACGCCGTCGCCGAGGAGTGGTTCCGCCGCTACCTCGCGATCTCGGTGCGCCCGCTGCTCTGGCTCTACCTCGAGCGCGGGATCGGCCTCGAGGCCCACCAGCAGAACAGCCTCCTTCGGCTCGACGACGGCTATCCCGAGGCGTTCTACTACCGCGACAACCAGGGGTACTACTTCCCCGAGGCGAGGTACGACGAGGTGGATCGGCTCCTGCCGGGCGTCGGCGAGCGCGCCGACACGATCTGTCCGGACGCCGTCGCCGACGAGCGGATCCGCTACTACGTCGTGCTGAACAACGCCTTCGGCGTCGCGAACGCGCTCGGCGTGGCGGGCGCGGACGAGCGCCACCTGCTGGCCGCTCTCCGCGAGGAACTGGAGCGGGCGACCGAGTACGACCGTCCCACCTCCTCGCTGGTGACGAGCCTGCTCTCGGAGCCGACGGTGCCGTGCAAGGCGAACCTGCTCACCCGGTTCCACGACATGGACGAACTCGTCGGGTCGCTCGACGACCAGTCGGTGTACGCCGAGATCGAGAACCCGCTCGTGACGGAACCCGAGGTGACCGCCGAATGA
- a CDS encoding pyridoxal phosphate-dependent decarboxylase family protein: protein MSGVPAYADGRTTAETLFLGGEGSAESYRAAMRLAEEAVVETVVEGDAPYSGRSPERLRDRLADLECLPEEGVGFERTVRQVADLVLADSVNVSHPACAAHLQCPPLVPSLAAEAMLTATNQSLDSWDQSPAASVLEERFVGRLAALFGYGEDADGVFTSGGTASNFLGLLLARNRHLAEEHDRDARRDGLPPEAADLRILSSEAAHFTAAQAAAHLGLGERAVVEVETDDDFRLSPAALDEALSRLDDDGREPFALVGTAGTTDFGSVDPLDALADRADERGLWFHVDAAYGGALALSDRHRDRLSGIERADSLAVDFHKLFYQPISCGLFLLRDGDDYRHVARNAAYLNPEGDDAAGVPNLVSKSTQTTRRFDALKPLVAFRTLGRRRLAALVEHTLDLATEVAARIAADPDLELVTEPALNAVVFRYVPSSAADGGDGGRADRINEAIRDALLAEGDAVLARTEVDGRTHLKFTLLNPRTTVEHAEGILSRVTALGRDLDAAEVGR, encoded by the coding sequence ATGAGCGGCGTCCCGGCGTACGCCGACGGTCGCACGACCGCCGAAACGCTCTTCCTCGGCGGCGAGGGGAGCGCGGAGAGCTACCGGGCGGCGATGCGCCTCGCCGAAGAGGCCGTCGTCGAGACGGTCGTGGAGGGCGACGCCCCCTACTCCGGCCGCTCGCCGGAGCGACTGCGCGACCGACTCGCGGACCTCGAGTGTCTCCCCGAGGAGGGCGTCGGCTTCGAGCGGACGGTTCGCCAGGTCGCTGACCTCGTGCTCGCGGACTCGGTGAACGTCTCGCACCCGGCCTGCGCCGCCCACCTGCAGTGCCCGCCGCTCGTCCCCTCGCTCGCGGCGGAGGCGATGCTGACCGCGACGAACCAGTCGCTCGACTCCTGGGACCAGAGCCCCGCGGCGTCGGTGCTCGAGGAGCGCTTCGTCGGCCGGCTCGCGGCGCTGTTCGGCTACGGCGAGGACGCCGACGGCGTCTTCACGAGCGGCGGGACGGCGTCCAACTTCCTCGGCCTGCTGCTGGCGCGCAACCGCCACCTCGCCGAGGAGCACGACCGCGACGCACGGCGCGACGGCCTCCCGCCGGAGGCGGCCGACCTCAGAATCCTCTCCTCCGAGGCGGCGCACTTCACGGCGGCGCAGGCCGCCGCCCACCTCGGGCTGGGCGAGCGGGCGGTCGTCGAGGTCGAGACGGACGACGACTTCCGGCTGTCGCCCGCGGCGCTCGACGAGGCGCTCTCCCGCCTCGACGACGACGGCCGGGAGCCGTTCGCGCTCGTCGGCACCGCCGGCACGACGGACTTCGGGAGCGTCGATCCGCTCGACGCGCTGGCGGACCGCGCCGACGAGCGCGGGCTCTGGTTCCACGTCGACGCGGCCTACGGCGGCGCGCTCGCGCTCAGCGACCGCCACCGCGATCGGCTGTCGGGGATCGAGCGGGCGGACTCCCTTGCGGTGGACTTCCACAAGCTGTTCTACCAGCCGATCAGCTGCGGGCTGTTCCTCCTGCGCGACGGCGACGACTACCGCCACGTGGCGCGCAACGCGGCCTACCTCAACCCGGAGGGCGACGACGCGGCGGGCGTCCCGAACCTCGTCTCGAAGTCGACCCAGACCACCCGCCGGTTCGACGCGCTGAAGCCGCTCGTCGCGTTCCGCACGCTCGGCCGCCGACGCCTCGCCGCGCTCGTCGAGCACACCCTCGACCTCGCGACCGAGGTGGCCGCCCGGATCGCGGCCGATCCGGACCTCGAACTGGTGACCGAACCGGCGCTCAACGCCGTCGTCTTCCGCTACGTCCCGTCGTCAGCCGCCGACGGCGGCGACGGCGGTCGGGCCGATCGCATCAACGAGGCGATCCGCGACGCGCTGCTCGCCGAGGGCGACGCCGTGCTCGCGCGCACCGAGGTCGACGGGCGAACCCACCTCAAGTTCACCCTGCTCAACCCGCGGACGACGGTCGAGCACGCGGAGGGGATCCTCAGTCGGGTGACGGCGCTCGGCCGCGACCTCGACGCCGCGGAGGTGGGCCGATGA
- a CDS encoding diaminobutyrate--2-oxoglutarate transaminase has translation MSYGEASNARLLDQQARRESNARTYPRHLPLAIREARGVTVVDMDGEEYYDCLAGAGTLALGHNHPVAVEAMERVLEERRALHTLDITTPAKEAFVDRLFESLPDEFAERARVQFCGPAGTDAVEAALKLVKTATGRESVLAFRGGYHGMTNGALGLMGDTDPKEPVSGLMPGVQHLPYPYDYRCPFGIGGDEGARTAARYVDRLLDDPERGVTDPAGAVVELVQGEGGAIPAPDGWTRELRRITREHGVPLVVDEIQTGLGRTGELYAFEHAGITPDVVTLSKAVGGGLPLAVVVYDERLDVWEPGAHAGTFRGNQLAMAAGEATIEYVLEHDLHERAAAMGARLRDRLDAVSERHDAVGDVRGRGLMLGVEFVDPTAEPDGIGSYPADGDLAERVRAECFDRGLIVELGGRHGATARFLPPLIVTREDVDAIADRFDEAVEAAVATEVPA, from the coding sequence GTGAGCTACGGCGAGGCGTCGAACGCGCGACTGCTCGACCAGCAGGCGCGCCGGGAGTCCAACGCGCGAACGTACCCGCGGCACCTGCCGCTCGCCATCCGGGAGGCGCGGGGGGTCACCGTCGTCGACATGGACGGCGAGGAGTACTACGACTGTCTCGCGGGCGCGGGGACGCTCGCGCTCGGGCACAACCACCCCGTCGCCGTCGAGGCGATGGAGCGCGTGCTCGAGGAGCGCCGCGCGCTCCACACCCTCGACATCACCACCCCGGCGAAGGAGGCGTTCGTCGATCGGCTCTTCGAGAGCCTCCCCGACGAGTTCGCCGAGCGCGCCCGCGTGCAGTTCTGCGGTCCGGCCGGGACGGACGCGGTCGAGGCCGCCCTCAAGCTCGTGAAGACCGCCACGGGGCGGGAGAGCGTCCTCGCCTTCCGCGGCGGTTACCACGGGATGACCAACGGCGCGCTGGGCCTGATGGGCGACACCGACCCGAAGGAACCCGTCTCCGGGCTCATGCCGGGCGTCCAGCACCTCCCGTATCCCTACGACTACCGCTGTCCGTTCGGGATCGGCGGCGACGAGGGCGCGCGCACCGCTGCGCGCTACGTCGATCGCCTCCTCGACGACCCCGAACGCGGCGTCACCGACCCCGCCGGGGCGGTGGTCGAACTCGTCCAGGGCGAGGGGGGCGCGATCCCCGCGCCGGACGGCTGGACGCGGGAACTCCGCCGGATCACCCGCGAGCACGGCGTCCCGCTCGTCGTCGACGAGATCCAGACCGGCCTCGGGCGGACGGGCGAGCTGTACGCCTTCGAGCACGCGGGCATCACGCCCGACGTGGTCACCCTCTCGAAGGCCGTCGGCGGCGGCCTCCCGCTCGCCGTCGTGGTCTACGACGAGCGCCTCGACGTGTGGGAGCCGGGGGCGCACGCCGGCACCTTCCGCGGCAACCAGCTCGCCATGGCCGCGGGGGAGGCCACGATCGAGTACGTCCTCGAACACGACCTGCACGAGCGCGCGGCCGCGATGGGCGCGCGCCTGCGCGACCGCCTCGACGCCGTCTCCGAGAGGCACGACGCCGTGGGCGACGTGCGCGGTCGCGGGCTGATGCTCGGCGTCGAGTTCGTCGACCCGACCGCCGAACCCGACGGGATCGGGAGCTACCCCGCCGACGGCGACCTCGCGGAGCGGGTGCGGGCGGAGTGCTTCGACCGCGGACTGATCGTCGAACTCGGCGGCCGCCACGGCGCGACCGCCCGCTTCCTCCCGCCGCTGATCGTCACGCGCGAGGACGTGGACGCCATCGCCGACCGGTTCGACGAGGCGGTCGAGGCGGCCGTGGCGACGGAGGTACCCGCATGA
- a CDS encoding TMEM175 family protein, with amino-acid sequence MPRLRTVGGEGVDRLNAISDGVFAIVLTLLVLQFEVPEVPPSELGGALRAMRPLFVSYLLSFFVVGVYWVVHHNLFRLIVRHDRVLLYLNLLFLLSVSFMPFPTELTGTYGTRLAWTLYALNFIAMGISMTAVWQYAASSGYVADEITPRAERLLTLRGLINPAVFALSIGVSAVSLDAAYLVPLLIAPLQLFWARRYGSPDEE; translated from the coding sequence ATGCCACGCCTGCGGACCGTCGGCGGCGAGGGGGTCGATCGGCTCAACGCCATCAGCGACGGCGTATTCGCCATCGTGCTGACGCTGCTCGTCCTCCAGTTCGAGGTCCCCGAGGTCCCCCCGTCGGAACTCGGGGGCGCGCTGCGCGCGATGCGACCGCTGTTCGTCAGCTACCTCCTGAGCTTCTTCGTCGTCGGCGTTTACTGGGTCGTCCACCACAACCTGTTTCGGCTGATCGTCCGACACGACCGCGTCCTCCTGTATCTCAACCTCCTGTTTCTCCTCTCGGTGTCGTTCATGCCGTTCCCGACGGAACTCACCGGAACCTACGGCACGCGCCTCGCGTGGACGCTCTACGCGCTCAACTTCATCGCGATGGGGATCTCCATGACCGCCGTCTGGCAGTACGCCGCGTCGAGCGGGTACGTCGCCGACGAGATCACTCCCCGCGCCGAGCGCCTCCTCACCCTTCGCGGATTGATCAACCCCGCCGTGTTCGCCCTCTCGATCGGCGTCAGCGCGGTGAGCCTCGATGCGGCCTACCTCGTCCCGTTGCTCATCGCCCCCCTCCAGCTGTTCTGGGCGCGGCGGTACGGCTCCCCGGACGAGGAGTGA
- a CDS encoding amidase has translation MSSFTTDEICEMSGARQARLIREGAISPVDAVEASLDRIERLDSTLNAFCTLADEEAMEAAREAERAIEDGADVGPLHGVPVGIKDLIATKGIRSTFGSKLYGDFVPDRDSVVVERIRDAGGIVLGKTNVPEFGYQGITDNAVFGPTRNPWDPDRTPGGSSGGSGAALAAGMVPLALGSDGGGSIRIPSSFCGLYGMKASFGRVPLFPEHRDPELPGTNAWESVEHVGPMSRTVEDSALLLDVIAGPHHMDRHSLPDDGTDYLGAVREPDVDGLTVAYTPDWGYAAVDPSVREITAEAARIFEDELGCTVERATPVFPDPLDAFTAIVAQSTDLKELRKELHEHSGEMEPVLVDILETEWTATDFTEAYKVRQAVNVEMRRFTEEYDLVLTPTLAVPPFEVGSPGPTTIDGRRVELFHWLSFTFTINLTGQPAATVPAGWTDDDLPVGLQIVGGHLDDELVLEASAAYEEANPWYDRYFPTDA, from the coding sequence GTGAGTTCGTTCACGACCGACGAGATCTGCGAGATGAGCGGCGCTCGACAGGCCCGGCTCATCAGGGAGGGGGCGATCTCCCCGGTGGACGCGGTCGAGGCGTCGCTGGATCGCATCGAGCGACTCGACTCGACGCTCAACGCGTTCTGCACCCTGGCGGACGAAGAGGCCATGGAGGCCGCGAGGGAGGCCGAGAGGGCGATCGAGGACGGTGCCGACGTCGGTCCGCTCCACGGCGTGCCCGTCGGGATAAAGGACCTGATCGCGACGAAGGGAATTCGCTCCACGTTCGGGTCGAAACTCTACGGGGACTTCGTGCCGGACCGGGACAGCGTCGTCGTGGAACGGATCAGGGACGCCGGCGGGATCGTCCTCGGCAAGACGAACGTTCCCGAGTTCGGCTACCAGGGGATCACCGACAACGCCGTCTTCGGACCGACCAGGAACCCCTGGGACCCGGATCGGACGCCGGGCGGCTCGAGCGGCGGCTCCGGAGCCGCGCTCGCGGCGGGGATGGTTCCGCTCGCGCTCGGCTCCGACGGCGGCGGTTCGATCCGCATCCCGTCGAGTTTCTGCGGTCTGTACGGGATGAAGGCCTCGTTCGGTCGCGTCCCCCTGTTCCCGGAGCACCGCGATCCGGAACTCCCCGGGACGAACGCGTGGGAGTCGGTCGAACACGTCGGACCGATGAGCCGCACGGTCGAGGACAGCGCGCTGCTGCTCGACGTGATAGCCGGTCCCCACCACATGGACCGCCACTCGCTCCCGGACGACGGGACCGATTACCTCGGGGCCGTACGGGAGCCGGACGTCGACGGCCTGACGGTCGCGTACACGCCGGACTGGGGGTACGCCGCCGTCGATCCGTCCGTCCGCGAGATCACCGCGGAGGCCGCGCGGATCTTCGAGGACGAACTCGGCTGTACCGTCGAGCGAGCGACGCCCGTCTTCCCCGACCCCCTGGACGCGTTCACGGCGATCGTCGCGCAGAGCACCGACCTCAAGGAACTGCGGAAGGAACTCCACGAACACAGCGGCGAGATGGAACCGGTCCTGGTCGACATCCTGGAGACGGAGTGGACCGCGACGGACTTCACCGAGGCCTACAAGGTCCGACAGGCGGTGAACGTCGAGATGCGGCGGTTCACGGAGGAGTACGATCTCGTCCTCACGCCGACGCTCGCCGTCCCGCCATTCGAGGTCGGGAGCCCCGGCCCGACCACCATCGACGGCCGCCGGGTCGAGTTGTTCCACTGGCTCTCGTTCACCTTCACGATCAACCTGACCGGACAGCCGGCGGCGACGGTACCGGCGGGGTGGACCGACGACGACCTACCCGTCGGGTTGCAGATCGTCGGCGGTCACCTCGACGACGAACTGGTGCTCGAAGCGTCGGCGGCGTACGAGGAGGCGAACCCGTGGTACGATCGCTACTTCCCGACGGACGCCTGA